One genomic region from Carcharodon carcharias isolate sCarCar2 chromosome 12, sCarCar2.pri, whole genome shotgun sequence encodes:
- the adat3 gene encoding probable inactive tRNA-specific adenosine deaminase-like protein 3 — MEPECKKRKTRAISTFTWELRPVLSDEKLCEVELLEAYAAPIINTKQTSCLIKQLACLYPLNSLPHIKRVRTCREKNTDHALEIIICLLRDLNGTDVPNGEVSLSDLFPEGKADGIGLGEPFHVKIPAYQPLTRPQFEAASQHWPTTFHENKQVTDALQGRLFNAEKRAKMQTFMEKAIEAAKLGKEMGMEPVGAVVVNPATDEIIAVGHDCRNGSNPLLHAVMVCIDLVAYGQGGGVFNHNKYPNCHFKSLESFSDDHVINVGKPLLPSKDHSSTGAIVNGLPYICTGYDLYVSREPCVMCSMALVHSRIRTVFYATSSPDGALGTKYKIHTKKDLNHHYDVFKGLMKEECQLLLS, encoded by the coding sequence ATGGAGCCAGAGTGCAAAAAGAGAAAAACAAGGGCAATCAGCACTTTCACTTGGGAGCTGAGGCCTGTACTTTCAGATGAGAAATTGTGTGAAGTTGAACTTCTAGAAGCATATGCAGCCCCTATTATCAACACAAAACAAACATCTTGTCTCATTAAACAATTGGCTTGTCTCTATCCACTGAACAGCCTTCCACATATCAAGAGAGTACGAACATGCAGGGAGAAGAACACCGATCATGCTTTAGAAATCATCATTTGTCTGCTCAGGGATTTGAATGGCACGGATGTACCAAATGGAGAAGTATCTCTCAGTGACCTCTTTCCTGAAGGAAAGGCTGATGGCATTGGACTTGGAGAACCTTTTCACGTCAAGATACCAGCATACCAACCATTGACCAGACCTCAGTTTGAAGCAGCTAGCCAGCACTGGCCAACAACTTTCCATGAAAACAAGCAGGTGACTGATGCCCTCCAAGGTCGTCTTTTTAATGCTGAAAAGAGAGCAAAGATGCAGACTTTTATGGAAAAAGCTATCGAAGCAGCTAAATTAGGAAAGGAAATGGGGATGGAGCCAGTAGGTGCAGTGGTTGTTAACCCAGCCACTGATGAGATTATTGCAGTAGGTCATGACTGCAGAAATGGATCAAATCCACTGCTTCATGCAGTTATGGTGTGTATTGATCTAGTTGCCTAtggacaaggtggtggtgttttTAATCATAACAAATATCCTAACTGTCATTTTAAGTCTTTAGAATCCTTTTCCGATGACCACGTAATCAATGTTGGTAAACCTTTGCTTCCTTCAAAGGATCATAGTTCCACAGGAGCTATTGTAAATGGACTGCCCTACATATGCACTGGCTATGATCTATATGTTTCAAGAGAACCATGTGTAATGTGTTCTATGGCACTGGTCCACTCCAGAATACGCACAGTTTTTTATGCAACATCTTCTCCTGATGGAGCATTGGGCACTAAATATAAAATACATACAAAAAAGGATCTTAATCACCATTATGATGTTTTTAAAGGATTGATGAAAGAAGAATGTCAGCTTCTTTTGTCTTAA